The proteins below come from a single Candidatus Omnitrophota bacterium genomic window:
- the typA gene encoding translational GTPase TypA, with the protein MRQQHLRNIAIIAHVDHGKTTLVDAMLRYTKTVRGVAAEGDLIMDSMDLEREKGITIKAKNASLIYGSHKINLVDTPGHADFGGEVERTLRMVDGALLLVDAKEGPMPQTKFVLRKAIGLGIRLIVVVNKIDRHDAQIDHVVNRTFDLFVELGASSEQLDFPIVYTSATQGTATLDLHHPGTDVTPLFETIIAKIPPPIVLPNDPLQILVLALAYDSFKGKMGIGRISAGSIKKNQPLMRLAVDGTRQTCNALAILAYQGLERVEIEAADSGDIVAVAGFPDVSIGDTITDPQRPTPLPPMSIEEPTLRMTFAVNKSSFSGKEGKYVTSRMLRERLHKELETNVALRVTDTDNADTLLVSGRGELHLAILIETMRREGYELEVSQPEVVCKEIKGQRYEPEELLSIDVPAEYQGTIVEELGRRRAELKEMSQAPNGEMNFEYVITTRGLLGLKSTLMKRTRGNAVVHHVFEGYRLFVDDLPPQEPHGSLVSMEDGLSTGFAIANAQERGELFIAPGVPVYVGMVVGQASKALDIDLNICKQKHMTNMRSSTSDATIVLTPPRELTLELALEYIGPDELLEVTPKSLRIRKRISDPKLRLRASREAT; encoded by the coding sequence ATGCGACAACAGCATTTGCGGAATATTGCCATCATCGCCCACGTCGACCACGGCAAGACGACCCTGGTCGACGCCATGCTGCGCTATACCAAGACCGTCCGCGGGGTCGCCGCCGAAGGCGACCTGATCATGGACTCCATGGACTTGGAGCGCGAGAAGGGCATTACGATTAAGGCGAAAAACGCCAGCCTGATTTACGGCAGCCACAAGATCAATCTCGTGGATACGCCGGGCCATGCGGATTTCGGCGGGGAAGTCGAGCGCACGCTGCGCATGGTGGATGGAGCGCTCCTGCTCGTGGATGCCAAAGAAGGCCCGATGCCGCAGACGAAATTCGTCCTGCGCAAGGCGATTGGGCTCGGCATCCGATTGATCGTCGTCGTGAATAAGATCGACCGCCACGATGCTCAAATTGATCATGTGGTCAACCGCACCTTTGACTTGTTCGTCGAGCTCGGGGCGTCCTCAGAGCAGCTCGATTTTCCGATTGTCTACACGTCGGCCACGCAAGGCACGGCCACGCTGGATCTCCATCACCCCGGCACGGATGTGACACCGCTGTTTGAGACGATCATCGCCAAGATCCCCCCGCCCATCGTCTTGCCGAACGACCCGTTGCAGATCCTCGTCTTAGCGCTGGCCTACGATTCGTTCAAGGGCAAAATGGGCATCGGAAGAATTTCGGCTGGATCGATTAAGAAAAACCAGCCGCTGATGCGCTTAGCGGTCGACGGCACTCGGCAAACGTGCAATGCCTTGGCGATTTTAGCGTATCAAGGGCTCGAACGAGTGGAGATCGAAGCGGCCGACTCAGGCGACATCGTCGCCGTGGCGGGTTTTCCAGATGTGAGCATCGGCGATACCATCACGGATCCCCAGCGCCCGACTCCGCTGCCGCCGATGTCGATCGAAGAGCCGACGCTGCGCATGACGTTTGCGGTGAACAAGAGCTCGTTTTCCGGGAAGGAAGGCAAGTACGTGACCTCGCGGATGCTGCGCGAGCGGCTCCACAAGGAGCTGGAAACCAACGTCGCGCTTCGCGTCACCGATACGGACAACGCGGATACCCTGTTGGTCTCCGGGCGAGGGGAGCTGCACCTGGCGATCTTGATTGAGACGATGCGGCGCGAAGGGTATGAGCTGGAAGTGTCCCAGCCTGAGGTGGTGTGCAAGGAGATCAAGGGGCAGCGCTATGAGCCGGAGGAGCTGCTCTCCATTGATGTGCCTGCCGAGTATCAGGGCACGATCGTCGAAGAGCTCGGCCGCCGGCGCGCCGAGCTGAAGGAGATGTCGCAAGCGCCCAACGGGGAAATGAATTTCGAGTATGTGATTACGACCCGAGGGCTGCTGGGCCTGAAGAGCACCCTCATGAAGCGAACGCGCGGCAACGCCGTGGTCCACCACGTCTTTGAGGGCTACCGGCTGTTTGTGGATGATCTGCCGCCGCAAGAGCCGCATGGCTCGCTCGTGTCCATGGAAGATGGGCTCAGCACCGGATTTGCCATCGCGAACGCCCAAGAGCGCGGCGAGTTGTTCATCGCACCTGGGGTTCCGGTCTACGTAGGGATGGTCGTGGGGCAGGCAAGCAAAGCGCTCGATATCGACCTGAATATCTGCAAGCAAAAACACATGACCAACATGCGCTCATCCACCTCTGATGCGACGATTGTCTTGACCCCGCCTCGCGAGCTCACGCTGGAACTTGCGCTCGAGTACATCGGGCCGGATGAGCTGCTCGAGGTGACCCCGAAATCCCTTCGCATCCGCAAGCGCATCAGCGACCCCAAACTCCGCCTCCGCGCCTCCCGCGAAGCCACCTGA
- a CDS encoding isoprenylcysteine carboxylmethyltransferase family protein: MTQTMALPAIQQWNIAMGNFFFRFRNAIFPAIFLLAVPFMRPQIIGTPALDQLLVACGFFVALAGQAIRATTIGFEYIERGGKNKRVYASHLVDGGVYGVMRNPMYVGNALIALGMTMVAGAPLTYLIVLPFFLAVYQSIICAEEAYLRAHFGDEYDAYCAAVPRFLPKCSRIPQAFDGMRYDWKSLRKELSTMAALALAIILLPLWRTFFLQGWDAAATAAPARFSLALLVLALYGLLIFLKKRRLLFY, encoded by the coding sequence ATGACCCAGACGATGGCGCTCCCAGCGATTCAGCAATGGAACATCGCGATGGGGAATTTCTTTTTCCGTTTCCGCAACGCGATCTTCCCGGCGATTTTTCTCTTGGCCGTGCCGTTCATGCGGCCGCAGATTATCGGCACGCCGGCACTGGATCAGCTCTTGGTGGCATGCGGATTTTTTGTCGCGCTCGCCGGCCAGGCGATTCGGGCGACGACCATCGGATTTGAATACATCGAGCGTGGCGGGAAAAATAAGCGCGTGTATGCCAGCCATTTGGTGGATGGCGGCGTCTATGGTGTGATGCGCAACCCGATGTACGTGGGCAATGCGCTGATTGCGCTGGGCATGACGATGGTGGCCGGCGCGCCGTTGACGTACCTCATTGTGCTGCCGTTTTTTCTTGCGGTGTATCAGTCGATCATCTGCGCCGAGGAAGCCTATTTGCGCGCGCATTTCGGCGACGAATACGACGCCTATTGCGCGGCCGTGCCAAGGTTCTTGCCGAAGTGTTCCCGCATCCCGCAGGCGTTTGACGGCATGCGCTATGATTGGAAGTCATTGCGGAAAGAGCTCAGCACCATGGCCGCCCTGGCTCTGGCCATCATCCTCTTGCCGCTATGGCGGACGTTTTTCCTGCAGGGCTGGGACGCCGCCGCCACCGCAGCCCCGGCCAGGTTCTCACTGGCCCTCCTGGTGCTTGCCCTCTATGGATTGCTGATTTTCCTGAAGAAGCGGCGCCTCTTGTTCTACTAA
- the cmoA gene encoding carboxy-S-adenosyl-L-methionine synthase CmoA: MPVNGNATTTSRTPKDRLFAKRQRLITDFNFGRHTAAVFDDMLLRSVPFYVEMQRMMTEMAADFAVEGTNLYDLGCSTGTTFLTLDPYVAKGVRFVGVDSSKDMLDKARAKLKQAGVKRPVQFVRADLNQGVAIDNASVVIMNLTLQFIRPLYRHKLLRMIADGIRPEGCLLLIEKVLCKDSTLNRFFIKYYYGFKERNGYTKTEIAQKREALENVLVPYRLEENMELMRSSGFSQCEAFFRWYNFSGLIAVK; encoded by the coding sequence ATGCCGGTAAACGGAAACGCCACGACCACGTCAAGGACGCCGAAAGATCGGCTGTTTGCCAAGCGGCAGCGCCTGATTACCGACTTCAATTTCGGCCGGCATACGGCCGCGGTGTTTGATGACATGCTGCTGCGCTCCGTCCCGTTTTATGTCGAGATGCAGCGCATGATGACCGAGATGGCGGCTGATTTCGCGGTCGAAGGCACGAATCTGTATGACCTGGGCTGCTCCACCGGCACGACGTTTCTGACCCTGGATCCGTATGTCGCCAAGGGGGTGCGGTTCGTCGGTGTGGACTCCTCCAAGGACATGCTGGACAAGGCTCGGGCAAAGCTCAAACAGGCGGGGGTCAAACGGCCGGTGCAATTCGTTCGCGCGGATTTGAACCAAGGTGTCGCCATCGACAACGCCTCGGTCGTCATCATGAATCTGACACTGCAATTCATCCGGCCGCTGTATCGCCATAAACTGCTGCGCATGATCGCCGACGGCATTCGGCCGGAAGGATGCCTGCTGCTTATCGAAAAAGTGTTGTGCAAGGACTCGACACTGAATCGATTCTTCATTAAATACTACTACGGCTTTAAGGAGCGCAACGGCTACACCAAGACCGAAATCGCGCAAAAACGCGAGGCGCTGGAAAACGTGCTCGTGCCGTATCGGCTTGAGGAGAACATGGAGCTGATGCGCAGCAGCGGCTTTAGCCAATGCGAGGCGTTTTTCCGGTGGTACAACTTTTCCGGGCTGATTGCGGTCAAATGA
- a CDS encoding peptidylprolyl isomerase: MRRIMGTIGLLGGVVLMAAAAHGEGEAKRSKAIIETTKGTITIELYNDLAPKTAANFVKLANQGFYNGIIFHRVIPNFMVQTGDPTGTGTGGPGYAFEDEFGAGLTHSQPGTVSMANSGPNTNGSQFFITVVPTPWLDGRHAIFGHVIAGQDVVTAIVNAQRNAQDRPLQDITMTTVTIQE, translated from the coding sequence ATGCGTCGAATCATGGGAACGATCGGTCTCTTAGGAGGGGTGGTCTTGATGGCGGCAGCCGCACATGGAGAAGGCGAAGCGAAACGGTCCAAGGCAATCATCGAAACGACCAAGGGGACCATCACGATTGAACTCTACAACGATCTTGCCCCCAAGACGGCGGCGAATTTCGTGAAGCTGGCGAACCAAGGCTTCTACAACGGCATCATCTTCCACCGCGTCATCCCCAACTTCATGGTCCAGACCGGCGATCCGACCGGCACTGGCACCGGAGGACCGGGGTACGCGTTTGAAGACGAGTTTGGAGCGGGTCTGACGCACAGCCAGCCTGGGACCGTCTCGATGGCCAACTCAGGACCCAACACCAACGGCAGCCAGTTCTTCATTACGGTGGTTCCCACCCCGTGGCTCGACGGAAGACATGCGATTTTCGGCCATGTCATTGCCGGGCAAGACGTGGTTACGGCGATTGTCAATGCCCAGCGCAATGCGCAGGACCGCCCGCTCCAAGACATCACGATGACCACGGTGACCATCCAAGAATAA